Genomic segment of Betaproteobacteria bacterium:
CAGCCTCGATCTTGACCTTGGGAAGAAAATCGACGACGTACTCCGCGCCCCAGTAGAGTTCCGTGTGACCCTTTTGCCGGCCAAAACCCGTCACCGCAATGCCTTGCACACCGATGGCGGACAGGGCTTCACGTACATCCATTTTAAGGGTTTAATGATTGCAGTAACAAGCTTCATGAGTGGTCTCTCTCGATATAGGTATTCGGGCGCGGATTAGAACGTGCGCCCGATCGTCACGTAAAAAGTGGAACGATTGAGATCTTTAAGATCCGCATTGGCCGCGGAAGCGGAACCTTTCCAAAAGTCCTTGTTGTTCGCATCCACGTAATAGCCACCCACGGTCCAACCGTCCTTGATGGCGTAACTCACGCCCAGTTTCCAATCGAGAAAACTGAGGTCCGTCTCGCCATTGATGGGGGCGGAACGTTCCTCGGAATAGCGGGTGTAGCCAGCGTGCACGACCAGAGTCAGCCCATCCATGAGCGGGTAATTGGCATTGCCTTCGAGGTAAATGGTGCCCTTCGAGTCACCCTTTAATGCGGCCGTATTCTAGTTAATGCCAAAGTAATCGGTAAGGGCGTAGGAGAGTTTTCCGCTTACCCATTTCCAGTTCCCTCCCACGTTGGCTTCCAGCGTGTCGTATTTCTCGTCGATACACGGTGCACAGTTGTAGATCTTGTTGTAATTGGAACCAGGGTAGTAGTAATAGAGCAGACCAGCGCTGTAACCCACGTCGTCATTGATCTTGCCGTTGTATCCCCCATAAAAGTCCAACTCCAAGGAGCCCCCGGCAAATTGGTTCCCGCTCACGTTGGAAGCCCAGGCTCCGAGATACAAACCGCTTGCGTGCGCGAAGTCGAAGCCCGCCTGAACGGCTGGCCTGCCCCGCGCTTGGGTTTGCCCGCGAAACAGGTAATCGGAAACCATGTAGGCGTTGCTCGATAGCGTGAAGGCAGGGCTCGCTTCTTCGGCAGCGGCCAAAGAGGATGCGCCCAGGAGAAGGACAGAAATGGTCCGCGCAAAGTTTTTGTGCATCACAGATTCCTTTCGATTAAGTGGCAAGATTTTCCCGGCGTCCATGTGCACGTCATACGCCATGTGCGAATCGTCATTGCATCAAGCACTTAACATCGAGCCTAGAAAGGCGCGCACCGCCACGGTGCGCGCTCTCGGGCAAGATGCACAAGGCGGCGGCGCAGAACCCGCAAACTTGCTCTGCTAAACTCATGCGCATCCAGGAACTGCCAAGCTTCTCGTATGAATCCGTCATGAGCCAAAAATTCGCCGAAGACTTAATGTCGAAATTTTCCGGCCTGCTGGCCAATAGCCCGGCCAAGGGCCTGGATCGCAATGCAAAAGCTTTGTTCGCGAGCTTCTTCTCCCACATGAACCTGGTGACGCGAGAGGAGTTCGACATCCAGCGCGAATTGCTGGCCCAGACTCGCGAGAAGCTCGAAACCTTGGAAGCTAAGGTGTCGCAACTCGAGGCCGCTCGCAGTGCTCCGGGGCCGCGGGCCGCGAGCGATCATCCATGAATGCCACTCGATACACGGGCGTTGCCATCGCTCTGCACTGGTTGATGGCGCCGATGCTTTTGGGTTCCATTGCCATGGGGCTGTACATGGTGGAATTGGACCTGAGTCCGCAAAAACTCAAGCTGTATTCATGGCACAAGTGGGCTGGTGTCACCCTTTTCTTGCTCGCCTGCATCCGCGTGTTGTGGCGCCTGGCGCATCCCGCACCTCCGCTGCCCGCGAATCTGCCTCGCTGGCAACACGGCGTGGCCCACGCCACCCATTTGGCGATTTACCTGTTGTTGTTAGCCATTCCTCTGTCGGGATGGCTGATGAGTTCCGCGTTCGGATTTCAGGTGGTCTATCTGGGTGTGCTTCCCATTCCCGGCTTGCTTGCGAAGAACAAGGAACTCGCCGAACAGCTCAAGGAGGTGCACGAAATCCTCAATATCACGTTGTGGATTCTTTTGTTCCTGCATGTCGTCGCGGCCCTTAAGCATCACGTTATAGACCGCGACTCGGTGCTGCATCGCATGCTGCCCGTTCTGAAGAATCCAACAGGAGTGAAACGATGAAATCCCCTTGGGGCTGCCTTGGAGGCGTTTTGCTCTCCTGCCAGGTTTTGGCGGCGCCGGTTACGGTGGTCGATCTGGCCAAGAGCGAAATCAAATTCGTATCCAAACAAATGAACGTACCCGTGGATGGTGTGTTCAAGAAATTCGATGTGCAATTCTTTTTTGACCCCGACAAGCTTGCAAGCAGCAAAGCACTGCTCTCGGTGGATATCGGCAGTATCGATACCGGCAGCACCGAGGGAGACGCCGAAGTGCAGCGGAAACCCTGGTTCAATACCAAGGAGTTTCCCAAGGCCACCTTCATGTCGAGCGCGATCAAGTCCCTGGGCTCAGGACGTTACGAGGTTTCTGGCAAACTGACCATCAAGGGCAAATCGAAGGACGTGGCGGCGCCTTTCACCGCGAAAACCGTGGCGGGCGGGACGACTCTCGAAGGCGGATTCACGCTGCTGCGGTCTGATTTCGGGATTGGGGAAGGCCCTTGGTCCGACCCCGAAACGGTCGCGGAAGAAGTGCAAGTGAAGTTCAAGTTTCTGGGACGAGCAAAGTAGGTTGGGCTAACTTTCGATAGAGGCGCTCGATATGAAAAAAGTACTGGCCATGAGCATTGCGATGATGACCGGATCGGCCGCTTACGCCGCCGACTCATACACCATCGATTCGCGCCACACTTTCCCAAGCTTCTTCGAGGTGAGCCATTTGGGTTTCTCCACCCAGCGTGGCCGGTTCAACGGAACGAAGGGCAAGATCGTACTCGACAGGAAACTCAAAACCGGATCCATCGATGTCACCATCGCCACCACAACCCTCGACACTGGATTCGACAAGCTCGAGGAACACTTGCGCGGCGTGGACTTCTTCAACACCGAAATCTATCCGGCCATGACCTTCAAGGCCGACAAAATTACCTACAACGGCGACGCGCCGTCGAAGATCGACGGCGAGGTCACTTTACTGGGTGTGCCCAAGCCTCTTACCCTGTCCCTCGTGCATTTCCGTTGCGGCATTCACCCCATGTTGAAGAAGGAAGTGTGCGGTGCCAATGCGAGCGGCACCCTCAAACGCTCCGAATTCGGCATGAAGTACGCCGTTCCCGCCGTGGGCGACGAAGTGAAGATTCTCATTCAGGTGGAAGCGATCAAGGATTGATCGTCTTCGGTTTGTAGCGATCAAAGGGCGCTTTTAGCGCCCTTTTTGCTGGCGGTTCTCCGCTAGACTTGCTGCATCTCATTTAGGCGCTTACGGATTCAGTGTTGACGGATTTGGAGAAGATTTTGATGGACGGCGCTCTGGTTTCGGGGGATCAACAAGGGGATCACCCCTTGTTCCTTCTGGGGGATAAACAATGGGCTTCTCCCCTTGTTCGTAACATGCTTGTTGCCGAAGCGAGTGCATCCGTTTTGGTTCCGGCTTGGCCGGCTTAGGTTTACCGGCACCATGTCTCTCGCCGTCCTCTTTAGCCGCGCGCTGGTCGGCATGGATGCACCGTTGGTCACGGTGGAAGCGCATCTTTCCAACGGCCTGCCCAGCTTCACCATCGTCGGGCTCCCCGAGGCCGAGGTGAAGGAAGCGAAGGACCGCGTGCGCGCCGCCATTCAAAACGCGAAGTTCGAGTTCCCGGCGCGCCGCATTACGGTGAATCTCGCGCCCGCGGACTTACCCAAGGAGGGCGGGCGCTTCGATCTGCCCATCGCCTTGGCCATTCTCGCCGCTTCCGGCCACATTCCAAGGGATAGATTGCAGCAATTCGAGTTCGCCGGAGAGCTTGCCCTGACGGGAGAGTTACGCCCCATCTCCGGCGCTCTGGCCACCACTTATTACGCGCACCGCTGCGGCAGGGCCTTCATCCTCCCCACACTATCGGCACAAGAAGGCGCGCTGGTGGAGCAAGCGCAAGTGTTGAGCGCGCACTCGCTTCTTCAAGTGTGCGCCCATCTCATGGGGCGCGGGGATCTCGAAAGAGCACAGGCCCCGCTCCAAGCCGCCGCGAACCTTTATCCGGACTTCGCCGATGTCAAAGGTCAGGCACAAGCCAAACGCGCCCTGGAAATCGCGGCGGCGGGAGCCCACAGCATGTTGATGAGCGGGCCGCCCGGCACGGGCAAGAGCATGCTGGCGGAGCGTCTACCCGGCATTCTCCCCCCCATGACGCAGGAGGAGGCGCTCACTTCCGCGGCTATTCAGTCCCTCGGCGGCAATGGGTTCAAGACCGAGAACTGGAAGCGCCGCCCCTACCGCGCACCC
This window contains:
- a CDS encoding accessory factor UbiK family protein, coding for MRIQELPSFSYESVMSQKFAEDLMSKFSGLLANSPAKGLDRNAKALFASFFSHMNLVTREEFDIQRELLAQTREKLETLEAKVSQLEAARSAPGPRAASDHP
- a CDS encoding cytochrome b, whose amino-acid sequence is MNATRYTGVAIALHWLMAPMLLGSIAMGLYMVELDLSPQKLKLYSWHKWAGVTLFLLACIRVLWRLAHPAPPLPANLPRWQHGVAHATHLAIYLLLLAIPLSGWLMSSAFGFQVVYLGVLPIPGLLAKNKELAEQLKEVHEILNITLWILLFLHVVAALKHHVIDRDSVLHRMLPVLKNPTGVKR
- a CDS encoding YceI family protein; amino-acid sequence: MKSPWGCLGGVLLSCQVLAAPVTVVDLAKSEIKFVSKQMNVPVDGVFKKFDVQFFFDPDKLASSKALLSVDIGSIDTGSTEGDAEVQRKPWFNTKEFPKATFMSSAIKSLGSGRYEVSGKLTIKGKSKDVAAPFTAKTVAGGTTLEGGFTLLRSDFGIGEGPWSDPETVAEEVQVKFKFLGRAK
- a CDS encoding polyisoprenoid-binding protein, coding for MKKVLAMSIAMMTGSAAYAADSYTIDSRHTFPSFFEVSHLGFSTQRGRFNGTKGKIVLDRKLKTGSIDVTIATTTLDTGFDKLEEHLRGVDFFNTEIYPAMTFKADKITYNGDAPSKIDGEVTLLGVPKPLTLSLVHFRCGIHPMLKKEVCGANASGTLKRSEFGMKYAVPAVGDEVKILIQVEAIKD
- a CDS encoding ATP-dependent protease — encoded protein: MSLAVLFSRALVGMDAPLVTVEAHLSNGLPSFTIVGLPEAEVKEAKDRVRAAIQNAKFEFPARRITVNLAPADLPKEGGRFDLPIALAILAASGHIPRDRLQQFEFAGELALTGELRPISGALATTYYAHRCGRAFILPTLSAQEGALVEQAQVLSAHSLLQVCAHLMGRGDLERAQAPLQAAANLYPDFADVKGQAQAKRALEIAAAGAHSMLMSGPPGTGKSMLAERLPGILPPMTQEEALTSAAIQSLGGNGFKTENWKRRPYRAPHHTASGVALVGGGSHPRPGEISMAMNGVLFLDELPEFDRKVLEVLREPLESGRITVSRAARQADFPAQFQLVAAMNPCPCGYLGHYSGRCHCTADQVSRYRRKISGPLLDRIDLHIEVPALAAEDLAAKPTGEASEAIRQRVLAARDRQLARQGLPNAQLAPKQVEEFATAEDAAMELLKKAIMRLNLSARGYHRILKVARTIADLAGIHQVTTSHMAEAIQYRRRSVD